In the genome of Croceimicrobium hydrocarbonivorans, one region contains:
- a CDS encoding Crp/Fnr family transcriptional regulator, with amino-acid sequence MENKFVSYFSSISPLSPDEAQAIAGSMQTRSFKKGDFLLKEGQISGSTYFILEGCIREYILTDGEEKTTNFYTEEQWAISLNSFDQQIPAKHNWICAEDCEVVQGDEEQAQAIFKKFPRFETLSRTIMEAAFAEQREALNSYYTDSPEERYLKLLKSRPSLLQRIPQYQIASYIGVKPESLSRIRKRIAKGLD; translated from the coding sequence ATGGAAAATAAATTTGTATCCTATTTCAGCAGTATATCTCCTCTATCTCCTGACGAGGCCCAAGCTATCGCCGGGAGCATGCAAACCCGCAGTTTTAAAAAGGGCGATTTTCTATTGAAAGAGGGTCAAATTTCGGGTAGCACCTATTTTATTCTTGAAGGATGCATCCGCGAGTATATCCTTACTGATGGAGAAGAGAAAACCACCAACTTTTATACCGAGGAGCAGTGGGCTATTTCTCTCAATAGTTTTGATCAACAAATACCCGCCAAGCATAATTGGATATGCGCTGAAGATTGCGAGGTGGTTCAAGGAGACGAAGAGCAGGCTCAAGCTATTTTTAAAAAATTCCCGCGCTTCGAAACCCTTTCAAGAACCATTATGGAAGCGGCCTTCGCAGAACAGAGAGAAGCCCTAAATTCCTATTATACCGACAGTCCGGAAGAACGTTATCTCAAATTGCTTAAATCGAGGCCCAGCCTTTTACAAAGGATTCCCCAATACCAAATTGCCAGTTATATCGGGGTTAAACCCGAATCCTTAAGTAGAATCCGTAAACGTATCGCTAAAGGCCTGGACTAA
- a CDS encoding alginate O-acetyltransferase AlgX-related protein: MMMKKFVLKIAAFCLPFIGLYLINRLMYDPTEGDLARLAYLYNNPCPRTEIRNQFQLEKKYHLLSEINLEEDTHFDVLIIGDSFSEQGKLGYKNFLAHQGLSVLHVDRYISGINPIQSLIELSNSRFFERVKVDYVVLQSVERSFNQITQDLDFNASLNLDSLQKRIEEYQNIPPKLEVEFFSDALFKIPLNNLQYLYSAKPPYSQTYIFPSSRPELFSHEPKNILIYEEDIQKLDTKNNADQTKYSIEALGKIDKLLKQQGIKLLSLISPDKYDLYYPYLSGKEQLEMPLFFSHYNAYPKPFTSVKAFEILQKQIASEKDIYYYDDTHWSPKGAQLVADEILSIISKANH; this comes from the coding sequence ATGATGATGAAGAAGTTTGTCCTTAAAATAGCTGCCTTCTGCCTCCCCTTCATTGGTCTGTACCTCATTAACCGTTTGATGTACGATCCGACAGAAGGAGACTTAGCGCGCCTGGCCTATCTCTATAATAATCCCTGTCCACGAACTGAAATTCGGAATCAATTTCAACTAGAAAAGAAATACCATTTGCTTTCGGAAATTAATCTGGAAGAGGACACTCATTTTGATGTTCTCATTATTGGTGATTCCTTTTCAGAACAGGGGAAATTGGGCTACAAAAACTTCCTTGCCCATCAAGGTTTGAGCGTGCTGCATGTGGATCGCTATATTTCAGGGATCAACCCTATTCAAAGCCTGATTGAATTAAGTAATTCTCGATTTTTTGAGCGGGTAAAAGTAGATTATGTGGTATTGCAATCGGTGGAGCGAAGTTTTAATCAAATCACTCAAGATTTAGATTTTAATGCCAGCCTGAATCTAGACAGTCTCCAAAAACGAATCGAAGAATATCAAAATATTCCTCCCAAACTGGAAGTAGAATTCTTCTCCGATGCCCTTTTTAAAATACCGCTTAACAATCTGCAGTACCTGTATAGTGCCAAGCCACCTTACTCCCAAACCTATATCTTCCCTTCCAGCCGTCCGGAGCTTTTTTCCCATGAACCGAAGAATATCCTAATCTATGAGGAGGACATCCAAAAGTTGGATACAAAAAACAATGCCGATCAAACCAAATACAGCATCGAAGCTCTAGGAAAAATAGACAAGCTGTTGAAGCAGCAAGGAATCAAATTGCTCTCACTCATAAGCCCCGATAAATACGACCTATACTATCCTTATCTAAGCGGAAAGGAGCAATTGGAAATGCCTTTATTTTTCAGTCACTATAATGCCTACCCTAAGCCTTTCACCAGTGTTAAAGCATTTGAGATTCTCCAAAAGCAGATTGCAAGTGAAAAGGATATCTACTATTATGATGATACGCATTGGTCTCCCAAAGGTGCTCAGTTGGTAGCGGATGAGATTTTGAGCATCATTTCTAAAGCTAATCATTAG
- a CDS encoding sensor histidine kinase: protein MLKWLLLLCSFSLSGQLVPELISFPKPDKSIGSISHISAHGDSLWLIADGQIYLHNGFDFSPLEPDSLLSNYEVMSLSSVDSGLWIGFYTHGLGFYHFKEKSLSFPFSEDKGYPPLPDQRVGMIYEVNDTGIWAQTHHFGMAFLDFRKPILEHYPVQDFGADAQRGKNIISQLMAHPTDSHLRLAATLGGLFVFDLQQKAYTRFYDLSAQNCNQPQLCNGNEIGIRYAVAKGQYAWLATWGGGLIKLNLKTGKFDKHLCSERKEPSKNYENFRRIYWHNDSTLGLLDVDLGLVFFNIRSHKFQAPKDGQGKLLAPKVYCQAPSKYGRFFGGDNQLYLLAQKANFWHSLASQNPVLDFQPKLSNKGLLSLFHSNGEVILNSVPNQQALPVKAHLLINWHLLDQGESIVVGLRHLYYGHQNGFTEIELPLQQKLGTEAEIISSYLDRESQSLWLGTKSAGAFIYDLQNKSWTRLNEGSYRRFWIYEIGKYHDEYYFLSEQQIQFYNPQTKQSRKIEFKQFTGLAQGIIPKKLLIGPKKEVFLLSAQGGLYQVDLEQKQAIKCLIPSDLKIKEFHDALVIKNQVFIGSSAGLIIWSKPNGHRLFGKSYGLHSVRRLEYQEDTLWFIHRRSLAFWAHPDIEEVEKEFPKVLLSNFEVMGNRTSIAQNKDLNFDQNWLSWNAVPSDFRHPQNGKVEVMLEGFSDQWREVSAALPFSISNLKPGDYTLLGRSKTLDNGIGPPQVLMQVHIIPAWFQTWWFYAAAAMLLLSLAIAFYKWRIWQLEKQKEIELQLQSLEMRMLRVQMNPHFIFNALNSVKYYILKQDKNLASDYLARFSKLLRFILSISQSERVSLQQEIEGLTDYIEFERIRFNQKFSYKLFIADSIDPYRTALQPMLIQPFVENAIWHGLMPKEEAGELRISISHEDQYLQIEIEDNGVGRDASLQHKNKAHKSFGLNITAERLRAMAQKSGKLAHFEIIDKNGEQGPEGTKVKITIPYESLNS, encoded by the coding sequence ATGCTAAAATGGCTTTTACTTTTATGCAGCTTTAGCCTCAGCGGACAATTAGTTCCTGAACTAATTAGCTTTCCGAAACCCGATAAGTCCATTGGATCTATCAGCCATATTTCGGCTCATGGGGATAGCCTGTGGCTTATCGCCGATGGGCAAATCTACCTGCACAATGGTTTCGACTTTTCCCCTTTAGAGCCGGATAGTCTTTTAAGTAATTACGAAGTGATGTCCTTAAGCTCGGTAGACTCCGGCTTATGGATAGGCTTTTATACTCATGGCTTGGGTTTCTATCATTTTAAGGAAAAGAGTTTAAGCTTTCCCTTTAGTGAAGATAAAGGCTACCCTCCCCTTCCAGACCAGCGAGTTGGGATGATATACGAAGTTAATGATACGGGGATCTGGGCACAAACCCATCATTTCGGAATGGCCTTTCTTGATTTTCGTAAGCCCATTCTGGAGCATTATCCCGTTCAGGATTTTGGTGCCGATGCACAGAGAGGCAAAAACATTATTAGCCAGCTCATGGCCCATCCGACAGATAGCCATTTACGTTTGGCCGCCACCTTGGGAGGCCTCTTTGTTTTCGATCTTCAACAAAAAGCCTATACCCGATTTTATGACCTTTCTGCTCAAAACTGCAATCAACCCCAGCTATGCAATGGCAATGAAATTGGAATCCGATATGCTGTAGCTAAAGGCCAGTATGCCTGGTTGGCAACTTGGGGTGGTGGATTGATTAAACTAAACTTAAAGACCGGAAAATTCGACAAACACCTTTGTTCGGAGCGGAAGGAGCCCAGCAAAAATTACGAGAACTTCCGACGCATCTACTGGCATAATGATAGCACCTTAGGCCTTTTGGATGTTGACCTGGGCCTGGTTTTTTTCAATATCCGAAGCCATAAATTTCAGGCACCAAAAGATGGGCAGGGAAAACTTTTAGCCCCGAAGGTTTATTGCCAGGCCCCTTCCAAATATGGGCGCTTTTTTGGCGGCGACAATCAATTATATCTCCTAGCCCAAAAAGCTAATTTCTGGCACAGTCTAGCCTCTCAAAATCCGGTTTTAGATTTCCAGCCAAAGCTGAGCAATAAAGGACTGCTGAGTTTATTTCATAGCAATGGAGAAGTGATTTTAAACTCAGTCCCAAATCAGCAAGCACTTCCGGTTAAAGCTCATTTATTGATTAATTGGCATTTACTCGACCAAGGCGAATCCATTGTCGTGGGTCTGCGTCATCTCTATTATGGTCATCAAAATGGCTTCACTGAAATTGAATTACCACTGCAACAAAAATTGGGTACCGAAGCAGAGATTATCAGTAGTTACTTGGATCGCGAAAGTCAAAGTCTTTGGCTGGGCACCAAATCTGCCGGCGCTTTTATTTATGACCTTCAAAATAAAAGTTGGACTCGATTAAATGAGGGTAGCTACCGCAGGTTTTGGATTTATGAAATTGGGAAATATCACGATGAATATTACTTCCTCAGCGAACAACAAATTCAATTTTACAATCCGCAAACGAAGCAAAGTCGGAAAATTGAATTTAAGCAATTCACAGGCCTGGCTCAAGGCATAATCCCTAAGAAACTTCTTATTGGCCCAAAGAAAGAAGTATTTCTCCTCAGTGCTCAGGGTGGATTATACCAAGTGGATCTCGAACAAAAACAGGCTATCAAATGCCTTATTCCTAGCGACCTAAAAATAAAAGAGTTTCATGATGCCTTAGTCATCAAGAATCAAGTTTTCATTGGCAGTTCTGCAGGACTTATTATCTGGTCAAAACCCAATGGCCACAGGCTCTTTGGCAAAAGCTATGGCTTACACTCGGTTCGCCGCTTAGAATACCAAGAAGACACGTTGTGGTTTATACATCGAAGGTCCCTGGCCTTTTGGGCGCATCCCGATATTGAAGAAGTAGAAAAGGAATTCCCAAAGGTGCTCCTCAGCAATTTCGAGGTCATGGGAAACAGAACTTCTATTGCTCAAAACAAAGATTTAAACTTTGATCAAAACTGGCTCAGTTGGAATGCCGTGCCTTCCGATTTCAGGCATCCCCAAAACGGTAAAGTGGAGGTTATGCTGGAGGGATTTTCAGACCAATGGCGTGAAGTATCAGCTGCGCTGCCCTTTTCGATCTCCAACCTAAAACCCGGAGATTATACTTTATTGGGCCGCAGTAAAACTTTGGACAATGGCATTGGGCCGCCACAGGTTTTAATGCAAGTGCATATCATTCCGGCTTGGTTCCAAACCTGGTGGTTCTATGCTGCCGCTGCAATGCTTCTCTTAAGTCTTGCGATTGCCTTTTATAAATGGCGCATCTGGCAGCTTGAAAAACAGAAAGAGATAGAGCTTCAATTGCAAAGTTTGGAAATGCGCATGCTAAGGGTTCAGATGAATCCCCATTTCATTTTCAATGCCTTAAACTCGGTGAAATACTACATCCTGAAACAGGATAAAAACCTGGCCTCCGATTATCTGGCGCGCTTCTCTAAACTACTTCGCTTCATCCTCAGTATCAGTCAGTCCGAAAGAGTTAGCCTACAACAAGAAATTGAGGGATTAACAGACTATATCGAATTTGAACGCATTCGTTTCAATCAGAAATTCAGCTACAAGTTGTTCATTGCTGATTCTATTGACCCCTATCGAACGGCATTACAGCCCATGTTGATTCAGCCCTTTGTGGAAAATGCAATTTGGCATGGATTAATGCCCAAAGAAGAAGCTGGTGAACTGCGAATTAGCATCTCCCATGAGGATCAATATCTACAAATTGAAATTGAGGATAATGGTGTGGGTCGCGATGCCAGCTTGCAGCATAAAAACAAAGCCCATAAATCCTTTGGCCTCAATATTACTGCCGAACGCCTAAGAGCCATGGCGCAGAAATCTGGGAAACTGGCCCATTTTGAGATTATTGATAAAAATGGAGAGCAGGGCCCGGAAGGAACCAAGGTAAAAATCACAATCCCCTATGAAAGCCTTAATAGTTGA
- a CDS encoding sulfotransferase family 2 domain-containing protein, with the protein MKFNRLKLRHFYLNKYLLSLFKEKKYYMSYDYKHKALWYRTYKVGSRTIDNKLKSNNPKYIYGSLMSYSPGMFKDFFKFSFVRNPEGRFISAWKDKVLKQNYFKFDAAEHEKMKDLNYFLSWVEKMDIDNCDEHLKSQNSLIDLNNIDFLGRFENFSEDFAFVMNKLNIKLDSDIEHRNKGLKVSFTPTEEQRRRIYKIYYKDFQLFYPNHKNSLGLKPKNEQVQKHRAEQLISH; encoded by the coding sequence ATGAAGTTCAATCGACTTAAATTAAGGCATTTCTACCTTAATAAATACCTCCTTTCTTTATTCAAGGAAAAGAAATATTACATGTCTTATGACTACAAGCATAAGGCTCTTTGGTACAGAACCTATAAGGTTGGATCCCGAACAATCGACAATAAGCTTAAAAGCAATAATCCCAAATACATCTACGGCTCATTGATGAGTTACAGTCCGGGTATGTTTAAAGACTTCTTCAAGTTTTCCTTTGTTCGTAATCCGGAGGGTCGTTTTATCAGCGCTTGGAAGGATAAAGTTCTCAAGCAGAACTATTTCAAGTTTGATGCTGCGGAACATGAAAAAATGAAGGATCTAAACTACTTTTTATCTTGGGTGGAGAAAATGGACATCGACAATTGCGATGAACATTTAAAAAGTCAAAATTCCTTGATTGACTTAAACAATATCGATTTCTTGGGCCGCTTTGAGAACTTCTCAGAAGATTTTGCATTTGTAATGAATAAGCTCAATATCAAATTAGACAGCGATATTGAGCATCGAAACAAAGGCCTTAAGGTAAGCTTCACCCCTACTGAGGAACAGCGCCGTCGGATCTATAAAATATACTATAAAGACTTCCAATTGTTTTATCCCAATCACAAAAATAGCCTGGGATTAAAACCTAAAAATGAGCAAGTCCAAAAACATCGCGCTGAGCAACTTATTAGCCATTAG
- a CDS encoding SDR family oxidoreductase, whose translation MNLSGNTILITGGSSGIGLALAKRFIDLGNQVIISGRSEEKLNQIKNELPGISTFCGDLSEQENLLQLQKFIHEEFPQLNMLINNAGIQYNYHLSAESDVLSKIDYELACNLNAPIKLTALLLPTLEKQDLSAIVNVSSALFMAPKKSAPVYCASKAALHNFTQSLRYQLEESKIEVYEIIPALIDTAMTAGRGKSKLSPDQLVDEFLDNFKAGRKESYIGKTKLLRILKRIAPRKAQSLLKEA comes from the coding sequence ATGAATTTAAGTGGCAATACCATTCTCATTACCGGCGGCTCATCGGGTATCGGATTAGCCCTGGCAAAGCGCTTTATAGATTTGGGAAATCAGGTAATCATAAGCGGTCGTTCGGAAGAAAAACTGAATCAAATTAAAAATGAACTCCCGGGAATTTCCACTTTCTGTGGAGATTTAAGTGAACAGGAGAACCTGCTTCAATTACAAAAATTCATTCATGAGGAGTTCCCTCAATTGAATATGCTGATCAACAATGCCGGCATTCAATACAATTACCACTTAAGCGCAGAATCTGATGTACTGAGCAAAATTGACTATGAACTGGCTTGCAACTTAAATGCGCCTATTAAGCTCACCGCCTTACTACTTCCTACCCTTGAAAAACAAGACCTTAGCGCCATTGTAAATGTGAGTAGTGCCTTGTTTATGGCCCCTAAAAAATCGGCACCGGTCTATTGTGCCAGTAAGGCTGCCCTGCACAACTTTACCCAAAGCCTGCGCTATCAATTGGAAGAAAGCAAAATTGAAGTTTATGAAATCATACCAGCTTTAATTGACACAGCCATGACGGCCGGACGTGGAAAATCCAAATTGAGCCCGGATCAATTGGTGGATGAGTTCTTAGACAATTTTAAGGCAGGCCGAAAGGAAAGTTATATCGGTAAAACCAAATTATTGCGAATCCTGAAGCGAATAGCACCACGCAAAGCTCAGTCTCTGCTTAAGGAGGCTTAA
- a CDS encoding DUF4386 domain-containing protein, whose product MKSPKTVARIFGLFFILAFLSYGMGNGIIADLLSKDQALMLIRENEALYVLCYILMALVHSLVNIGLPVLMLPILKPFGKTLTYGYLSAGIVATVILIFGAIFLLLNIPLSSMALAAETGMQGNFELVSQLLVKGNFYAYQTGMTIWGIGGILFCSLLYRSQIVPRFFAIWGLMGYLIFGIGTLAELFGYEIGLLLSLPGGLFEITLSIWLILKGFKPQALQLS is encoded by the coding sequence ATGAAGTCACCAAAAACAGTGGCCCGAATCTTCGGACTCTTTTTTATCCTAGCCTTTTTATCCTATGGTATGGGCAATGGGATTATAGCGGATTTGTTAAGTAAAGACCAAGCTTTGATGCTTATTCGGGAAAATGAAGCCCTTTACGTGCTCTGCTATATTCTGATGGCATTAGTCCACAGCCTAGTGAATATTGGATTGCCGGTACTGATGTTGCCGATCTTAAAACCATTTGGGAAAACCTTGACCTATGGCTATCTAAGTGCAGGCATTGTAGCCACTGTGATCCTAATTTTTGGGGCTATTTTCCTTTTACTGAATATTCCCTTAAGCTCTATGGCCCTTGCTGCGGAGACAGGAATGCAAGGCAATTTTGAACTAGTAAGTCAATTGCTGGTCAAAGGAAACTTTTATGCCTATCAAACAGGCATGACCATTTGGGGAATTGGCGGTATCCTCTTTTGCAGCTTGCTATATCGTTCCCAAATTGTGCCAAGATTCTTTGCTATTTGGGGGCTGATGGGCTATTTGATATTCGGTATCGGAACCCTTGCAGAGCTTTTCGGATATGAGATTGGACTTCTTTTATCCTTGCCCGGTGGCTTGTTTGAAATTACACTAAGTATTTGGTTAATTCTTAAAGGATTCAAGCCTCAAGCACTGCAGCTTTCTTAG
- a CDS encoding SIMPL domain-containing protein (The SIMPL domain is named for its presence in mouse protein SIMPL (signalling molecule that associates with mouse pelle-like kinase). Bacterial member BP26, from Brucella, was shown to assemble into a channel-like structure, while YggE from E. coli has been associated with resistance to oxidative stress.) encodes MNKILSLSILFFCSFFSLNAQSTDIQNQAYILVEGTATKSIVPNQIFIEITLAQDGRGKVEESIAVQEKNLLAGLKEIEIPADRLSKEDFNSGFVKVNWLIDEQIERANYILELKSPEEVSKVFGLLFQLKAEFASIVRTSHTELDSLMESNEIDAILKAKSKAQKLIEALGGKLGEPLIISEYSDIEGTISTLPGLTSQRAYVKTRSAKTGSVLDRDPYIEIQKIEIEASIKVKFAIE; translated from the coding sequence ATGAATAAAATCCTCAGCCTGAGTATCCTCTTCTTTTGCAGCTTTTTTAGTCTAAATGCTCAATCAACAGACATCCAGAATCAAGCCTATATCTTGGTAGAGGGCACCGCAACCAAAAGTATAGTACCCAATCAAATTTTTATAGAAATCACCCTCGCTCAAGATGGCAGAGGTAAAGTGGAGGAGAGCATTGCAGTCCAAGAGAAAAACCTGCTGGCAGGCTTAAAAGAAATTGAGATCCCCGCTGATAGGCTATCAAAAGAAGACTTCAATTCAGGCTTTGTGAAGGTAAACTGGCTTATTGATGAGCAAATTGAGAGAGCCAATTATATTCTTGAACTAAAAAGTCCAGAGGAGGTTTCAAAAGTCTTTGGACTATTATTTCAACTTAAAGCGGAATTTGCAAGCATTGTTCGCACTAGTCACACTGAACTAGACTCCCTCATGGAAAGCAATGAAATCGACGCCATATTAAAAGCTAAGTCAAAAGCCCAAAAACTAATTGAAGCCCTTGGCGGAAAATTAGGCGAGCCCTTAATCATAAGTGAGTACTCAGACATTGAAGGTACAATTTCTACCCTTCCAGGTCTCACCAGCCAAAGAGCTTATGTCAAAACGAGGAGTGCTAAAACAGGATCGGTTCTAGATAGAGACCCTTATATCGAGATTCAGAAAATTGAAATTGAAGCTAGCATTAAGGTGAAGTTTGCTATCGAATAA
- a CDS encoding NAD(P)-dependent alcohol dehydrogenase — protein MRAIECTQYGAAEHLVLSEVAKPEPKANEVLIKIRATSVTTSDVLIRGLKASPLAKFMVQLIFGFGKPRNPILGMVSAGVVEAKGAKVTQFKVGDEVFAYGSMSPTKRHFGSYADYICLPEDWNIALKPKNRSFEEAAAIPYGGLLASHLLTKASIKKGNKVLIYGASGSIGTMAIQLAKYAGAEVTSVCSSGNFELVKSLGSDKHIDYKKEDAELDLERYHYVFDAVGNSKTSKLKELSKKALLPGGKYISIDHGTPLSPKVAFLKLKSLTEQNWIKPVIDRVYPLEQMVEAHQYVEAGHKRGNVIISL, from the coding sequence ATGAGAGCAATAGAATGTACGCAGTACGGCGCAGCTGAGCATTTGGTTTTAAGTGAGGTAGCTAAGCCAGAGCCGAAGGCCAATGAAGTGTTGATTAAAATCCGTGCTACCTCAGTTACCACTAGCGATGTTTTAATAAGGGGCTTAAAAGCTTCGCCCCTTGCGAAGTTTATGGTTCAACTAATCTTTGGATTTGGCAAACCTCGCAATCCCATTTTAGGAATGGTAAGCGCCGGGGTGGTGGAAGCCAAAGGGGCAAAGGTGACTCAGTTTAAGGTGGGGGATGAGGTATTTGCCTACGGATCCATGTCGCCCACCAAAAGACATTTTGGTTCTTATGCGGATTATATCTGCTTGCCGGAGGATTGGAATATAGCTCTGAAACCTAAGAATAGAAGCTTTGAGGAAGCGGCAGCCATTCCCTATGGAGGTTTATTGGCGTCTCATTTATTAACCAAAGCCTCTATCAAGAAAGGAAATAAGGTTTTGATTTATGGGGCTTCGGGAAGTATCGGTACCATGGCCATTCAATTGGCGAAGTATGCTGGAGCCGAAGTAACCAGTGTTTGCAGCAGCGGAAACTTCGAGCTGGTGAAATCCTTGGGTAGTGATAAGCATATTGACTATAAGAAGGAGGATGCGGAGCTTGATTTGGAGCGCTATCATTATGTTTTTGATGCTGTCGGGAATAGCAAAACATCCAAGCTTAAGGAGCTGAGCAAAAAGGCCTTGTTGCCTGGTGGAAAGTATATTTCCATCGATCATGGAACTCCCTTAAGTCCGAAAGTCGCTTTCCTCAAATTAAAATCTCTCACCGAGCAAAATTGGATTAAGCCGGTAATTGACCGGGTTTATCCCTTGGAGCAAATGGTTGAGGCGCATCAATACGTTGAAGCCGGCCATAAAAGAGGCAATGTGATCATCAGTCTTTAA
- a CDS encoding LamG-like jellyroll fold domain-containing protein encodes MKKNLTLLLCLIGLSAFSQMPSAGLVSYYPFTTNALDQSGNNHDGNVFGASLSSDRYSRPNRAYSFNGINNHITIPYDSALKPNFPFSLSLWFKVNSFSAPSVVLYASDEKPGTYSGFWVGYHSSGAVTAAYGDGLNNNPGNRLTKVSSTIIDTSWHHVVAVFNNLNDIDVYIDCQLDNGTYNGGADTMTSGNYNSAIGRSIGHSTVTSYHDGLIDDIRLYNIALDSSDLNALCTEDPYVSAQEYLSQGIRIYPNPTESVLNIDMGGTDYTNCSLRLTDALGRIIYKNTIESSRPVLSIQELGLKGVYILSIHNPDQSLLKTERILVQ; translated from the coding sequence ATGAAAAAGAACCTTACTTTATTACTCTGCTTAATTGGGCTTAGCGCATTCAGCCAGATGCCAAGCGCCGGATTGGTTTCTTACTACCCCTTCACCACCAATGCCTTGGACCAAAGTGGCAATAACCATGATGGTAATGTATTCGGTGCGAGCCTGAGCTCAGATCGGTATTCACGACCCAATCGCGCCTATAGCTTTAATGGTATCAATAATCATATCACCATTCCTTACGACAGTGCCCTGAAACCAAACTTTCCATTTAGCTTATCCCTTTGGTTTAAAGTAAACTCCTTTTCTGCTCCTTCGGTTGTACTATATGCCAGCGACGAAAAACCAGGTACTTACAGCGGATTTTGGGTAGGTTATCATTCTAGCGGCGCCGTTACTGCGGCCTATGGTGATGGACTGAATAACAATCCCGGTAATCGCTTAACAAAGGTTTCCTCCACTATAATTGACACTTCTTGGCATCATGTAGTTGCAGTTTTTAATAACCTAAATGATATTGATGTCTATATCGATTGTCAGCTCGACAATGGCACATATAATGGAGGGGCAGACACTATGACTAGCGGAAATTACAACAGTGCCATTGGCCGATCTATTGGCCATTCCACCGTCACTTCCTACCACGATGGCCTAATTGATGATATTCGACTGTATAATATTGCATTAGATTCATCAGACCTCAATGCATTGTGCACCGAAGATCCCTATGTTTCAGCACAAGAATATCTAAGTCAAGGAATTAGAATTTACCCTAATCCCACCGAAAGCGTCCTGAATATTGATATGGGAGGCACTGATTACACAAATTGCAGTTTAAGACTAACAGACGCCTTAGGTCGCATTATTTACAAAAATACCATCGAATCATCGAGGCCAGTTTTGTCGATTCAAGAATTAGGATTAAAAGGAGTTTACATCTTAAGTATCCATAATCCGGATCAAAGCCTTCTTAAAACCGAAAGAATCTTGGTACAATAG
- a CDS encoding Crp/Fnr family transcriptional regulator has translation MTDFKSFFTQLCPIEEDNWRAFEKLFKPKQLKKGEYFIEAGEQARDIAFLEEGIIRAFYRNEKAQEYNKHFFLNPCFIGGYTSLITKQTNYINQEALSDCRLLVANYIEILELYEKAPDIERGARILAEQFFVQKEQREVEIVLLDAEERYLKFQKEFPQLEQQIAQYHIASYLGISPTQLSRIRRKLAGK, from the coding sequence ATGACCGACTTCAAAAGTTTCTTCACCCAATTATGCCCAATCGAAGAGGATAATTGGAGAGCTTTCGAAAAGCTCTTTAAACCCAAGCAACTTAAAAAGGGCGAATACTTTATTGAGGCTGGAGAGCAAGCTAGGGATATTGCTTTTTTGGAAGAGGGTATTATTCGGGCTTTCTACCGCAATGAAAAAGCTCAGGAATACAACAAACATTTCTTCTTAAACCCCTGCTTTATTGGAGGCTACACCTCTCTTATCACCAAACAGACAAACTACATTAATCAGGAAGCATTAAGCGATTGCCGGCTTTTGGTTGCTAATTATATTGAGATTCTTGAACTCTACGAAAAAGCACCAGACATTGAAAGAGGCGCTCGAATTTTAGCGGAGCAATTCTTCGTTCAGAAAGAACAGCGCGAAGTAGAGATTGTGCTTTTAGATGCGGAAGAACGCTACCTGAAATTTCAAAAGGAATTTCCGCAATTAGAACAACAAATTGCCCAATATCATATTGCTTCCTATTTAGGAATTAGCCCCACCCAATTAAGTCGGATTCGTCGCAAATTGGCTGGCAAATGA
- a CDS encoding darcynin family protein, with amino-acid sequence MKKLSLLLAALFLLSAFSSSNPNAMHSKKPYTILVLLNASPQWLSLNRDERSQFVEEELQPIFKKVSPAVEIRLFDSEYFHAEVSDFMIITSQDLDQYKVLIEMLRDSKVYGVPYFEVKDIIVGQEELFEEFNAHFKKEKQ; translated from the coding sequence ATGAAAAAGCTAAGTCTCCTTTTAGCAGCACTCTTCCTGCTTTCTGCCTTTAGCTCCTCCAATCCGAATGCCATGCATAGTAAAAAGCCCTATACCATTTTGGTATTACTTAATGCCAGTCCTCAATGGTTAAGCCTCAATCGTGATGAACGCAGTCAATTTGTTGAAGAAGAACTGCAGCCCATCTTTAAGAAAGTAAGTCCAGCGGTAGAAATTCGCCTATTCGACAGCGAATATTTCCATGCTGAAGTTTCAGACTTCATGATTATCACCAGCCAGGATCTAGATCAATATAAAGTCCTGATCGAAATGCTGCGCGACAGCAAGGTTTATGGAGTACCCTATTTTGAAGTGAAGGATATTATTGTTGGTCAGGAAGAACTCTTTGAGGAATTCAATGCCCATTTTAAAAAGGAAAAGCAATGA